From one Paenibacillus sp. FSL K6-1330 genomic stretch:
- a CDS encoding phosphatidate cytidylyltransferase — MDSSLLTLILIFSVLSVIQLLYYVMSKTQPNIDYTEVGFRIKTWWGMLVIFCLATLLNPVVSLLSLMVLTFFTLKEYFSMIKTRKADRRLFLWAYLTIPVQFYWIYIEWYGMFIVFIPIYVFLVLPLPRLINKGTVGFMRSVSSTQWGLMLMVFGLSHLAYFQFATPQYGAGLVLFLVVLTQLNDVVHTIASLYFGRRRIVPTSNPNLTWEGFACAFIITTVSSYLIYPYLTPLSPTFGLLSGMLISLGGFFGSLTVSVLKRDLLIGDDGRFDALKKSYLSRVDSLTYTSPIFFHFIRYFYDFM, encoded by the coding sequence ATGGACAGCTCGCTTTTAACCTTAATCCTGATATTCTCCGTCTTATCGGTCATCCAGCTCCTCTATTACGTGATGAGCAAGACGCAGCCGAATATCGACTATACCGAAGTCGGATTTCGCATCAAAACCTGGTGGGGCATGCTGGTCATCTTCTGCTTGGCGACACTTCTGAATCCGGTAGTTTCCCTTCTATCCCTTATGGTGCTAACCTTCTTTACGCTCAAAGAATATTTCTCGATGATCAAAACACGAAAAGCCGATCGTCGCTTATTTCTGTGGGCGTATTTAACCATACCGGTCCAATTCTATTGGATCTACATCGAATGGTACGGGATGTTTATCGTGTTTATTCCGATCTATGTATTCCTGGTGCTGCCGCTTCCGCGGCTGATCAACAAAGGCACCGTCGGATTCATGCGCAGCGTCAGCTCGACCCAATGGGGCCTGATGCTCATGGTGTTCGGTCTCAGCCACCTGGCCTATTTCCAGTTTGCCACGCCCCAGTATGGAGCAGGTCTGGTGCTGTTTCTGGTCGTCTTAACGCAGCTGAACGATGTGGTGCACACGATCGCCTCCCTCTATTTTGGTAGACGAAGAATTGTGCCTACCTCCAACCCAAATCTGACTTGGGAAGGCTTTGCCTGCGCGTTTATCATTACCACCGTAAGCTCATATCTTATCTATCCGTATCTGACGCCGCTCAGCCCGACGTTTGGCCTTCTGTCCGGCATGCTCATCAGCCTCGGCGGCTTCTTCGGCAGCTTGACGGTTTCGGTGCTGAAGCGCGATTTGTTAATCGGAGATGACGGGCGGTTCGATGCCTTGAAGAAAAGCTATCTGAGCCGGGTCGACAGCCTGACCTATACCTCACCGATTTTTTTTCATTTCATCCGTTACTTCTATGACTTTATGTAG
- a CDS encoding glycosyltransferase: protein MQYFFYGLASVFLVFQTLYTFIPLLCSKVKKLNPGLAEKSISVLVPAYNEELTIRNCIDAMAGLHYSNYEIMIINDGSKDGTLSALDELLDLEPDGRMADSKLTYKPIKGFYRSHRYRHIYVIDKVNGGKADSLNAGIDYAASDIVITLDADSMLEADSLNYVNQYFHDDEIIALGGTVKIVQGAVRDKNGAIIEKFRGKGLIKSQIINYTHGFYVRKLTQSYFNSIVVISGAFGAFYKDVLVHVNGFRSTVGEDIDITLKIHEYIKANQLKKKLVYAPEAVCYTECPENLPNFYKQRIRWQKAFIDCILIYWSRLSRKFSVSVSLFFAIDGFMLGTLSAFTTIFYLGQTLIVGGNILHAIIFLLMSVLLNAAQIIIALYLCRKYGSTYTFSDYMKMFLFSQAELLTYRNLLLYINIAGTFKYFDNDEGWGFVERKGVAAISQNIAAGSN, encoded by the coding sequence TTGCAGTACTTTTTTTATGGACTAGCCAGCGTATTCCTTGTGTTTCAAACCCTGTATACGTTCATCCCGCTGCTATGCAGCAAGGTGAAGAAGCTGAATCCTGGTCTCGCCGAAAAATCAATCTCTGTGCTCGTCCCCGCTTACAATGAGGAGCTGACGATTCGGAATTGCATCGATGCCATGGCTGGCTTGCATTACAGCAACTATGAAATCATGATCATCAACGATGGCTCCAAGGATGGGACGTTATCCGCGCTTGACGAACTCCTGGATTTGGAGCCGGATGGCAGGATGGCAGACAGTAAACTGACTTATAAGCCAATAAAAGGATTTTATCGCTCGCATCGATACCGCCATATTTACGTTATCGATAAGGTGAATGGCGGAAAAGCGGACTCGCTGAATGCAGGCATCGATTATGCCGCTTCCGATATCGTGATCACCCTGGATGCAGACAGCATGCTGGAAGCCGACTCGCTCAATTACGTGAATCAATACTTTCACGATGACGAGATCATTGCGCTGGGCGGTACCGTCAAAATTGTACAGGGTGCCGTGCGGGACAAGAACGGTGCCATCATTGAGAAGTTTCGCGGAAAAGGGCTCATCAAGAGCCAGATCATCAATTATACGCACGGCTTCTACGTCCGCAAACTCACGCAATCGTATTTTAATTCGATCGTAGTGATTTCAGGCGCTTTTGGTGCCTTCTATAAAGACGTTCTCGTTCATGTTAACGGATTCCGCAGCACGGTGGGGGAGGATATCGACATTACGCTGAAAATCCACGAGTACATCAAAGCCAATCAATTGAAGAAAAAACTCGTCTACGCCCCTGAAGCGGTATGCTACACCGAATGCCCGGAGAATCTCCCCAACTTCTATAAGCAGCGCATTCGCTGGCAGAAGGCGTTTATTGACTGCATCCTCATCTATTGGTCCAGGCTGTCTCGGAAATTCAGCGTCAGCGTGAGCCTGTTCTTTGCGATAGACGGGTTTATGCTGGGGACGCTCTCGGCGTTTACGACGATATTTTATCTGGGGCAGACGCTGATCGTTGGCGGGAACATCCTGCATGCGATCATCTTCCTGCTGATGAGCGTGCTGCTGAATGCCGCGCAAATCATCATCGCCCTGTACTTATGCCGCAAATATGGCAGTACGTATACGTTCTCCGATTATATGAAGATGTTCTTGTTCAGCCAAGCGGAGCTGTTAACCTATCGAAATTTGCTGCTGTACATTAACATTGCGGGGACATTCAAATATTTTGACAATGATGAGGGCTGGGGCTTCGTGGAGCGTAAAGGCGTGGCCGCCATCAGCCAGAACATTGCCGCAGGATCGAATTAA
- a CDS encoding acyltransferase family protein has protein sequence MSPNKRIIYVDILRILSIVAVIILHYTAEVLTSTNDFNSSSWWISNGFNSISRFAVPVFFMISGAMILRTKITSYREFYTKRVVPLLIPLLTWSLIYGLYNQYYLMRSKLNAYEFVVDFGYRLLTDRNYVHLWFLYAIIAIYMTVPLMSKFIKSCSEKDLRYYLLLWFIVSIAYRFISDAVFRATDQYINIPIMNIPFFMGFLGYFILGYYLFHFELPLKAKNILYNLGIISFFITPVATYFVSLRSGVLDEMFYGNYSVTTFFMAVGLFIFFKEKEAKISDQVNHKIQKLISSVSRASFSIYLIHLLVEMMLSGRTEVEATFLEASLSLIVNISIIFAISYITVKVLNLSKTATYILFGGRG, from the coding sequence ATGAGTCCCAATAAAAGAATTATCTATGTCGATATCCTAAGAATTCTATCCATTGTTGCCGTCATTATTCTGCACTACACAGCGGAGGTGCTAACCAGCACGAATGATTTCAATTCCTCCTCCTGGTGGATCAGCAACGGGTTCAACTCCATATCCCGCTTCGCCGTACCGGTCTTCTTCATGATCAGCGGAGCGATGATCCTGCGCACGAAGATTACATCCTACCGGGAGTTCTATACCAAGCGCGTCGTACCGCTGCTCATTCCCCTTCTGACCTGGTCGCTTATCTATGGCTTGTACAATCAATACTATCTGATGCGAAGCAAGCTGAATGCCTACGAGTTCGTTGTTGACTTCGGGTATCGGCTGCTGACCGACCGGAATTATGTGCATCTGTGGTTCCTGTACGCCATTATTGCCATCTATATGACGGTGCCGCTGATGAGCAAATTCATCAAATCCTGCAGCGAGAAGGATCTGCGGTATTATCTGCTCCTCTGGTTCATCGTCAGTATCGCCTATCGCTTCATCTCGGATGCCGTATTCCGTGCAACGGATCAATACATCAACATTCCGATCATGAACATCCCGTTCTTCATGGGCTTTCTCGGCTATTTTATCCTGGGGTACTATCTATTCCATTTTGAACTACCGCTCAAGGCAAAAAACATACTATACAATCTGGGCATCATCTCGTTTTTTATCACGCCGGTAGCCACCTATTTTGTCTCGCTGCGCAGCGGTGTCCTGGATGAGATGTTCTACGGCAACTATTCCGTCACCACCTTCTTCATGGCTGTCGGGTTGTTTATCTTCTTTAAGGAGAAGGAGGCCAAGATCAGCGATCAAGTGAACCATAAAATCCAGAAATTGATCAGCTCGGTCTCCCGGGCCAGCTTCAGCATCTATCTGATTCACCTGCTGGTCGAAATGATGTTATCCGGCCGAACCGAGGTCGAGGCCACGTTTCTGGAGGCCTCCCTCAGTCTGATCGTGAATATCTCCATCATCTTCGCCATCAGCTACATCACCGTCAAGGTACTGAACCTAAGCAAAACGGCAACCTACATTCTATTCGGCGGGCGGGGTTAA
- a CDS encoding glycosyl hydrolase family 18 protein has protein sequence MRITIYTKIFIVVLLAGMGLYFYQISAAEERKITAVYVEAWQDYRNIKLSEKGVDIAFIAFAKIKGTELYFHEDSTTNNQIKENIKQLKAANPKTQMVLAVGGYGADGFSDASLDGNRYLFTESIINLVKELDLDGVDIDWEYPAFHAWNTQKARPEDTKNFTSLMKELREKLYRLPHKNKNYLLTFASGTQDWYFQNVEVKKVEKYVDYINVMSYDLTGKWSDTTGFNSNLYVDSQGKSKHSIDGIISMYLDHDIDSKKLLLGVPAYSYGWKNVKEAKGAKDGLFAPGTPIDIDKVNLNYKQIEKAYLNKNGFKRYYDNKAKAAYLYDGHTFISYEDQEALKEKVSYIKSKNLAGAMVWQYSQDAEDGIVKYLTEHLNERQQAAKR, from the coding sequence ATGAGAATCACGATATATACGAAAATATTCATTGTGGTGCTGCTTGCGGGCATGGGTCTCTATTTCTATCAGATCTCCGCGGCGGAAGAGCGGAAAATCACGGCGGTATACGTGGAGGCCTGGCAGGATTACCGAAACATCAAGCTATCGGAGAAAGGCGTGGACATTGCGTTTATCGCTTTTGCGAAGATCAAGGGAACGGAGCTCTACTTCCATGAAGACAGCACGACCAACAACCAGATCAAAGAAAACATCAAGCAGTTGAAGGCAGCCAATCCGAAGACCCAAATGGTGCTGGCTGTAGGTGGTTACGGTGCAGATGGCTTCTCCGACGCTTCGCTGGACGGCAACCGGTACCTCTTCACCGAGAGCATCATCAACCTGGTCAAGGAACTGGATTTAGACGGCGTGGATATCGACTGGGAGTATCCGGCGTTCCATGCCTGGAACACGCAGAAGGCCCGCCCGGAAGATACGAAGAATTTCACCAGCCTGATGAAGGAACTACGGGAGAAGCTGTACAGGCTGCCTCACAAGAACAAGAACTATCTGCTGACGTTCGCCTCTGGAACCCAGGACTGGTATTTCCAAAATGTCGAGGTCAAAAAAGTGGAGAAATACGTGGATTACATCAACGTCATGTCCTATGACCTGACAGGCAAGTGGTCTGACACCACAGGCTTTAACTCCAATCTGTATGTGGACAGCCAAGGGAAATCCAAACACTCCATTGATGGAATTATCTCGATGTATCTGGACCATGATATCGACAGCAAGAAACTGCTGCTCGGCGTGCCCGCTTATTCGTACGGCTGGAAAAACGTGAAAGAGGCCAAGGGTGCTAAAGACGGCCTCTTCGCTCCTGGGACGCCCATCGATATCGACAAGGTGAACCTCAATTATAAGCAGATCGAGAAAGCCTACCTGAACAAAAATGGCTTCAAGCGTTATTACGACAACAAAGCCAAGGCTGCCTACCTCTATGACGGCCATACCTTCATCAGTTACGAGGATCAGGAGGCCCTGAAGGAGAAGGTAAGCTACATCAAAAGCAAGAATCTTGCGGGCGCGATGGTCTGGCAGTATTCGCAGGACGCGGAGGACGGCATCGTGAAGTATCTGACGGAGCATTTGAATGAGAGGCAGCAAGCCGCCAAACGATAA
- a CDS encoding VanZ family protein, which produces MIEIHSNFLLLYSSACLLERENEMQAYVLPIFVAIAICFLLAFILTLPWAVYQYRKHGYFSFWRTLLILSFIFYGLSAFFLVIFPIPSARNNCASIDPGAIFIQNRPFQFIRDIQRESGFHWAVPSSYIDLLTTRAFYQMFFNVLLLFPLGVFLRYFFKGKAKWFHAALIGFSVSLFFEITQRTALFGFFECPYRIFDVDDLMTNTVGTVLGFILAPMFLVLIPSRETLSEQSHFFNNQRKATFGAQLMEVLLNIIIARVITSFIFGLLKRPGVLVDEIIFAIVFFVVMVVIPVIWKGHTVGSKIVRMRLLPEKGNWLGSLSRRYIIVYMPLLLSALSKIFSNQMGEDLLANLFVIGVVFLTALLWFFLFCHIVIRWIKKDKDLYFNRYSHIEAVRITGEM; this is translated from the coding sequence ATGATTGAAATTCATTCAAATTTCCTGTTATTATATTCCTCGGCTTGTTTATTAGAAAGGGAGAATGAAATGCAAGCATATGTATTGCCTATTTTCGTTGCGATAGCCATTTGTTTTTTATTAGCTTTCATTTTGACGCTTCCATGGGCCGTTTATCAGTACCGTAAACATGGGTACTTTAGCTTTTGGAGAACATTACTTATCTTAAGCTTTATCTTTTATGGATTAAGTGCATTTTTCTTAGTGATTTTTCCAATACCCAGTGCTCGGAATAATTGTGCTTCGATTGATCCCGGCGCGATTTTTATTCAAAATCGTCCTTTTCAATTTATACGGGATATTCAACGTGAAAGCGGATTTCATTGGGCGGTGCCTTCAAGTTATATCGACTTGTTAACGACGCGGGCCTTTTATCAAATGTTTTTTAATGTTTTGCTTTTGTTTCCTTTAGGTGTCTTTCTGAGGTACTTTTTTAAGGGGAAAGCTAAATGGTTTCATGCTGCTCTTATTGGATTTAGTGTTTCGCTTTTCTTTGAAATAACCCAACGAACCGCTTTGTTTGGCTTTTTTGAATGCCCCTATCGTATATTTGATGTAGATGACTTGATGACAAATACGGTGGGGACTGTACTAGGCTTTATACTCGCTCCCATGTTTTTGGTGTTAATTCCATCGAGGGAAACCCTTAGTGAGCAAAGCCACTTCTTTAACAATCAGAGAAAAGCAACTTTTGGTGCCCAACTCATGGAGGTTCTTCTAAATATTATTATTGCCAGAGTGATAACCAGCTTTATATTCGGGTTGCTGAAGAGACCAGGAGTACTTGTTGACGAGATCATCTTTGCCATTGTTTTCTTTGTGGTTATGGTAGTTATCCCTGTGATTTGGAAAGGACATACGGTGGGGTCTAAGATCGTTCGCATGAGGTTACTTCCGGAAAAGGGGAACTGGTTAGGAAGCTTGAGCCGACGCTACATCATTGTTTATATGCCTTTATTGCTCTCAGCATTATCGAAGATATTTTCTAATCAAATGGGTGAAGATCTTCTAGCCAACCTATTTGTAATTGGAGTGGTTTTTCTTACAGCTCTGTTATGGTTCTTTCTCTTCTGTCATATCGTGATCAGATGGATCAAAAAGGACAAAGATCTTTATTTTAATCGTTATAGTCACATAGAGGCTGTAAGAATCACTGGTGAAATGTGA
- a CDS encoding LysR family transcriptional regulator, with product MEFNDLKIFQAVATYGSVSKAALELNYVQSNVTARIKLLEKELRTPLFYRHKRGMILNPEGKRLLEQSRAILSGMEELKRTFQDTSNPSGILEIGIVETVMALPDILSSYHSKYPHVELSLKAGVTDFLLQQVIDMKLDGAFVTGPIRHPLIEQVEVIQEKLVLVTKGKTFSMEEITKRPLLLYNKGCGYRERLESWMKVEGIIPKQIMEFGTFGTIIGSVAAGIGITIIPESSITDLVANGAVFCHSLPEPYHEITTIFIRRKDSYVTSTLQCFMDEIVARTK from the coding sequence TTGGAGTTTAATGATTTGAAAATTTTTCAGGCTGTTGCTACGTATGGAAGTGTCAGTAAAGCCGCATTGGAGCTAAACTACGTTCAATCCAATGTGACGGCCAGAATTAAGCTGCTTGAGAAAGAGCTTCGGACGCCATTGTTCTATCGGCATAAGCGAGGGATGATCTTAAACCCGGAAGGAAAGCGGTTGTTAGAACAATCGAGGGCGATCTTGTCCGGAATGGAAGAACTGAAACGTACGTTTCAAGATACATCGAACCCCTCCGGTATCCTGGAAATTGGTATTGTGGAGACAGTGATGGCTCTTCCGGATATTCTATCCTCTTATCATAGTAAGTACCCCCATGTTGAATTATCGTTAAAAGCGGGGGTTACCGATTTTTTGTTACAACAGGTGATTGATATGAAGCTGGACGGAGCCTTTGTCACAGGGCCCATTAGGCATCCATTAATTGAACAGGTTGAAGTTATTCAGGAAAAGTTAGTGCTTGTAACCAAAGGAAAAACCTTTTCTATGGAGGAAATAACAAAAAGGCCTCTATTGCTATACAATAAAGGTTGCGGATATCGTGAAAGACTGGAAAGCTGGATGAAGGTGGAGGGAATCATCCCTAAACAGATCATGGAGTTTGGAACGTTCGGGACGATTATAGGCAGCGTAGCTGCAGGAATAGGAATCACGATTATCCCGGAATCATCCATTACCGATCTGGTTGCCAATGGTGCCGTATTCTGCCATAGCTTACCTGAACCTTACCATGAAATCACAACTATTTTTATTCGGCGAAAAGATTCATACGTAACGAGCACATTACAATGCTTTATGGATGAAATTGTTGCTCGAACTAAATAG
- a CDS encoding DMT family transporter has translation MLKKQIAIGSMLCLIASMSWGAMFPVAHIALQQIDPFYFSFIRYFVVAVILSVLLWMKEGRASFRLEGRGKTLLFLGTMAFTVYNMCIFLGQQLMGEAGAVAASIMESLMPMISIMILWITSRKTPNKYMLRSVAIAFVGAVLVITNGKLTFFKMAGQHLVPLFLIFVGVLGWVVYSMGGSRFKNWSILRYSTLTCLLGSAMSFVIVTLGSVFDLIPVPTWNTILSIKYEMSFMILLPGLAALLCWNQGIKWLSPVNGILFINFVPITTFVIMALQGYQISNYEFYGTLLIIFALVRNNAYHRKTIRVNDNRAYSVAHEPKDEIMETAQ, from the coding sequence ATGCTAAAGAAACAAATCGCCATCGGGTCCATGCTATGCCTGATCGCAAGTATGTCATGGGGGGCTATGTTTCCTGTTGCACACATCGCGCTGCAGCAAATTGATCCATTCTATTTTTCGTTTATCCGTTATTTCGTCGTTGCCGTCATCCTCAGCGTGTTGCTGTGGATGAAAGAGGGGAGAGCCTCCTTTCGTCTGGAGGGAAGAGGCAAGACATTGTTGTTCTTGGGAACGATGGCATTTACGGTCTACAATATGTGCATTTTCCTTGGACAGCAGCTCATGGGTGAGGCAGGTGCTGTCGCAGCCTCCATTATGGAGTCGCTCATGCCGATGATATCCATTATGATCTTGTGGATCACGTCCAGAAAAACGCCGAATAAATACATGCTTAGAAGTGTAGCTATCGCGTTTGTCGGTGCTGTACTCGTTATCACCAACGGGAAACTTACCTTTTTTAAAATGGCTGGACAACATCTTGTTCCTTTATTTCTGATTTTTGTTGGGGTATTGGGATGGGTGGTGTATTCGATGGGTGGAAGCCGATTCAAGAATTGGTCGATCCTGCGTTATTCTACACTAACCTGCTTGCTAGGAAGCGCTATGTCCTTCGTTATCGTTACGCTTGGGTCCGTCTTTGATTTGATTCCTGTTCCAACATGGAACACGATTCTCTCGATTAAATATGAAATGTCTTTCATGATTTTATTGCCCGGGCTAGCAGCCTTGCTCTGCTGGAATCAAGGGATCAAATGGTTATCGCCGGTTAACGGCATATTATTTATTAATTTTGTTCCCATTACCACATTCGTTATTATGGCTCTTCAAGGCTACCAAATCAGCAATTATGAATTTTATGGAACGCTGCTCATTATCTTTGCCCTTGTACGAAACAATGCGTACCATAGGAAAACCATACGCGTTAATGATAACAGAGCTTATTCTGTTGCCCATGAGCCTAAAGATGAGATCATGGAGACTGCCCAGTAG